A section of the Phacochoerus africanus isolate WHEZ1 chromosome 4, ROS_Pafr_v1, whole genome shotgun sequence genome encodes:
- the CCDC85B gene encoding coiled-coil domain-containing protein 85B, which translates to MEAETGGLEELTDEEMAALGKEELVRRLRREEAARLAALVQRGRLMQEVNRQLQGHLGEIRELKQLNRRLQAENRELRDLCCFLDSERQRGRRAARQWQLFGTQASRAVREDLGGCWQKLAELEGRQEELLRENLALKELCLALGEEWGPRGGPGGSGGSGAAPTPELALPPCGPRDLGDGSSSTGSVGSPDQLPLACSPDD; encoded by the coding sequence ATGGAGGCCGAGACGGGCGGCCTGGAGGAGCTGACGGATGAGGAGATGGCGGCTCTGGGCAAGGAGGAGCTGGTGCGGCGCCTGCGGCGGGAGGAGGCGGCGCGCCTGGCGGCTCTGGTGCAGCGCGGCCGCCTCATGCAGGAGGTGAATCGGCAGCTACAGGGTCATCTGGGCGAGATCCGCGAGCTCAAGCAGCTTAACCGGCGCCTACAAGCCGAGAACCGCGAGCTGCGCGACCTCTGCTGCTTCCTGGACTCGGAGCGCCAGCGCGGGCGGCGCGCCGCGCGCCAGTGGCAGCTCTTCGGAACCCAAGCATCCCGAGCCGTGCGCGAGGACCTAGGCGGTTGTTGGCAGAAGCTGGCGGAGCTGGAGGGCCGCCAGGAGGAGCTGCTGCGGGAGAACCTGGCGCTTAAGGAGCTCTGCCTGGCGCTGGGCGAGGAGTGGGGCCCCCGCGGCGGCCCCGGCGGCTCGGGGGGCTCAGGCGCTGCGCCAACACCCGAGCTGGCTTTGCCCCCGTGCGGTCCCCGTGACCTGGGCGATGGAAGCTCCAGTACCGGCAGCGTGGGCAGTCCCGATCAGTTGCCTCTGGCCTGTTCCCCAGATGATTGA
- the FIBP gene encoding acidic fibroblast growth factor intracellular-binding protein, with protein MTSELDIFVGNTTLIDEDVYRLWLDGYSVNDAVALRVRSGILEQTGATAAVLQSDTMDHYRTFHMLERLLHAPPKLLHQLIFQIPPSRQALLIERYYAFDEAFVREVLGKKLSKGTKKDLDDISTKTGITLKSCRRQFDNFKRVFKVVEEMRGSLVDNIQQHFLLSDRLARDYAAIVFFANNRFETGKKKLQYLSFGDFAFCAELMIQNWTLGAVDSQVDDMDMDLDKEFLQDLKELKVLVADKDLLDLHKSLVCTALRGKLGVFSEMEANFKNLSRGLVNVAAKLTHNKDVRDLFVDLVEKFVEPCRSDHWPLKDVQLFLNQYSASVHSLDGFRHQALWDRYMGTLHGCLLRLYHD; from the exons ATGACCAGCGAGCTGGACATCTTCGTGGGGAACACGACCCTCATCGACGAGGACGTGTATCGCCTCTGGCTGGACGGTTATTCGG TGAACGACGCGGTGGCCCTGCGGGTGCGCTCGGGAATCCTGGAGCAGACCGGCGCCACCGCGGCGGTGCTGCAGAGCGACACCATGGACCACTACCGCACTTTCCACATGCTCGAACGCCTGCTGCACGCACCGCCCAAGCTACTGCACCAGCTCATCTTCCAGATCCCACCCTCTCGACAGGCACTGCTCATCGAGAG GTACTATGCCTTTGACGAGGCCTTTGTACGGGAGGTGCTGGGCAAGAAGCTGTCCAAAGGCACCAAGAAGGACCTGGATGACATCAGCACCAAAACAGGCATCACCCTCAAGAGCTGCCGGAGACAG TTTGACAACTTCAAGCGAGTCTTCAAGGTGGTGGAGGAAATGCGGGGCTCCCTGGTGGATAACATCCAGCAACACTTCCTCCTGTCCGACCGGCTGGCCAG GGACTATGCAGCCATCGTCTTCTTTGCCAACAATCGCTttgagacaggaaagaaaaaactgcAGTATCTGAGCTTCGGGGACTTTGCCTTCTGTGCTGAGCTCATGATCCAGAACTGGACCCTCGGAGCCGTCg ACTCCCAGGTGGATGACATGGACATGGACTTAGACAAGGAGTTTCTCCAGGACTTGAAGGAGCTCAAGGTGCTTGTGGCTGACAAGGACCTTCTGGACCTGCACAAGAG CCTGGTGTGCACTGCCCTCCGGGGAAAGCTCGGTGTCTTCTCTGAGATGGAAGCCAACTTCAAG AACCTGTCCCGGGGGCTGGTGAATGTGGCCGCCAAGCTGACCCACAATAAGGATGTCCGAGACCTGTTTGTGGACCTCGTTGAAAAG TTTGTGGAGCCCTGCCGCTCCGACCACTGGCCGCTGAAAGACGTGCAGCTCTTCTTGAATCAGTATTCGGCGTCGGTCCACTCCCTGGACGGCTTCCG GCACCAGGCCCTCTGGGACCGCTACATGGGCACCCTCCATGGCTGCCTCCTGCGTCTCTATCATGACTGA
- the CTSW gene encoding cathepsin W, protein MALTAHLSCLLALVVAGLAQGLKDVLRSQDPGPQPLGLKEVFTLFQIQYNRSYSNPAEHARRLDIFAQNLAKAQRLQEEDLGTAEFGVTPFSDLTEEEFGQLHGHHWGAGKAPSMGIKVGSEESGETVPQSCDWRKKPGVISAIKHQKDCNCCWAMAAVGNVEAQWAIKYHQAVQLSVQQVLDCDRCGNGCNGGFVWDAFLTVLNTSGLASEQDYPYKGTVKTHRCLAKQHRKVAWIQDFLMLQFCEQSIARYLATEGPITVTINASLLQQYQRGVIRATSATCDPRLVNHSVLLVGFGKSKSVEGRRPRPGRSIPYWILKNSWGPDWGEEGYFRLHRGSNTCGITKYPITARVDKPVKKHQISCPP, encoded by the exons ATGGCACTAACTGCCCACCTCTCCTGTCTCCTGGCCCTGGTGGTGGCAGGCCTGGCCCAAGGCCTCAAGGACGTCCTCAGAAGCCAG GACCCAGGTCCTCAGCCACTGGGGCTGAAAGAGGTCTTCACCTTGTTCCAGATCCAATACAACCGGAGTTACTCGAACCCAGCAG AGCACGCTCGCCGCCTGGACATCTTTGCCCAAAACCTGGCCAAGGCTCAGCGGCTGCAGGAGGAGGACTTGGGCACAGCCGAGTTTGGAGTGACTCCATTCAGTGATCTCACAG AGGAGGAGTTTGGCCAGCTCCATGGGCATCACTGGGGGGCTGGCAAGGCCCCCAGTATGGGCATAAAGGTAGGGTCTGAAGAGTCGGGGGAGACAGTGCCCCAGAGCTGTGACTGGCGGAAGAAGCCGGGCGTCATCTCGGCCATCAAGCATCAG AAGGACTGCAACTGTTGCTGGGCCATGGCGGCAGTGGGCAACGTGGAGGCTCAATGGGCCATCAAGTACCACCAGGCTGTGCAACTCTCTGTGCAGC AGGTGCTCGACTGTGACCGCTGTGGGAATGGCTGCAACGGCGGCTTCGTCTGGGACGCGTTCCTGACTGTCCTCAACACCA GCGGCCTGGCCAGCGAACAGGACTACCCGTACAAGGGGACCGTCAAAACCCACAGGTGCCTGGCCAAGCAGCACAGGAAGGTGGCCTGGATCCAGGATTTCCTCATGCTGCAGTTCTGCGAGCAGA GCATCGCCAGGTACTTGGCCACCGAAGGCCCCATCACCGTGACCATCAACGCGAGCCTACTGCag CAATACCAGAGGGGAGTgatcagggccacatctgccacctgtgaCCCCCGCCTTGTGAATCACTCCGTCCTGCTGGTGGGCTTTGGTAAAAGCAAGTCTGTGGAGGGGAGGCGGCCTCGTCCTGGCCGCTCCATCCCATACTGGATCCTGAAGAACTCCTGGGGGCCCGACTGGGGTGAAGAG GGCTATTTCCGGCTGCACCGAGGGAGTAACACCTGCGGCATCACCAAGTACCCGATCACTGCCAGAGTGGACAAACCCGTTAAGAAGCACCAGATCTCCTGCCCGCCCTGA